One Indicator indicator isolate 239-I01 chromosome Z, UM_Iind_1.1, whole genome shotgun sequence genomic window carries:
- the ZNF367 gene encoding zinc finger protein 367 has protein sequence MAERLPPGPPVIFCQDSPKRVLVSVIKTTPIKPSSRGGGEEPAPAPPVPTSPGFSDFMVYPWRWGENAHNVTLSPGGTVAPPSLPPPRGGAGRAPDGDEEKAGNQGGGRHRHLKDGIRRGRPRADTVRDLINEGEHSSSRIRCNICNRVFPREKSLQAHKRTHTGERPYLCDYPDCGKAFVQSGQLKTHQRLHTGEKPFVCPENGCLSRFTHANRHCPKHPYARLKREELTDRLSKKETADNKAVAEWLAKYWESREQRAPALKTKTIQKTDQEQQDPVEYLQSDEEDDEEKNSAHSAARRRLQEQRERMHGALALIELANLAVAPLRK, from the exons ATGGCGGAGCGGCTGCCGCCGGGCCCGCCAGTGATTTTTTGCCAGGACTCTCCGAAGCGCGTCTTGGTTTCCGTTATCAAAACTACCCCGATCAAACCCTCCTCGCGAGGGGGTGGCGAGGAGCCGGCACCCGCCCCGCCCGTTCCCACCAGCCCCGGCTTCAGCGACTTCATGGTGTACCCCTGGCGGTGGGGCGAGAACGCCCACAACGTGACCCTCAGCCCCGGCGGCACCGTcgcccctccatccctccctccgcCCCGCGGGGGAGCGGGCAGAGCCCCTGACGGGGACGAAGAAAAGGCGGGGAACCAGGGCGGCGGCAGACATCGGCACCTGAAG GATGGGATAAGGCGAGGCCGGCCCAGAGCAGACACCGTCCGTGACCTGATTAATGAAGGAGAGCACTCCTCCAGCAGGATACGTTGCAATATCTGCAACAGAGTGTTTCCACGAGAGAAATCACTGCAGGCCCACAAACGAACTCACACTG GTGAAAGGCCTTATTTGTGTGATTACCCAGATTGCGGGAAAGCCTTTGTTCAGAGTGGGCAGCTCAAAACTCACCAGCGTCTTCACACAGGGGAGAAACCTTTCGTCTGCCCAGAAAATG GCTGTTTAAGTAGATTTACGCATGCAAACCGTCATTGCCCCAAACATCCTTATGCCCGACTGAAGAGGGAAGAGCTCACAGACAGGCTGAGTAAGAAGGAGACTGCTGACAATAAAGCTGTGGCTGAGTGGTTAGCGAA ATACTGGGAGAGCAGAGAACAGCGTGCTCCTGCTTTGAAAACTAAAACAATTCAGAAAACAGATCAGGAACAGCAGGACCCAGTGGAGTATCTTCAGTCTGATgaagaggatgatgaagagaAAAACAGCGCTCATTCAGCTGCTCGCCGTCGCCTCCAGGAACAGCGTGAACGCATGCATGGTGCACTGGCTCTCATTGAGCTCGCAAACCTAGCTGTGGCACCACTTCGAAAGTAG